A stretch of the Synechocystis sp. PCC 7338 genome encodes the following:
- a CDS encoding efflux RND transporter permease subunit — MLNNLLNQILKTSIAQRWFIVIAAIGITIWGVISVAQMPLDVFPEFAPPQVDIHTEAPGLAPEEVETQITVPIESAVNGLPGVTTVRSSSKVGLSMVSVVFDQDADVYKARQTVTERLQQVTNQLPEGSHPPEISPLVSPLGTILQYAFTVNGEGSSDLMELRRLLETTVSNQVLSVPGVSQVTIYGGDERQEQVLVDPAKLRSLKVSLNEVTQASAGANSNAPGGFLIGGGQELLVRGLGQIKAVDDLRRSVVKVVDGQPILLEDVAEVKTGSALKRGDASFNGQPAIVMMVNKQPDVDTPTVTKAVEAAIASLKPTFPADVQIAQTFRQANFIDSAIRNVSRSLLEGIVIVSVIMLIFLMNWRTAVITLTAIPLSLLIGLMFMKAWGLGINTMTLGGLVVAIGSVVDDSIVDMENCYRGLRTNQAEGNPKHPLRVVYETSVEVRLAVIFSTVIIVVVFAPIFSLTGVEGRIFAPMGLAYLLCISASTLVAMTVSPALCGILLANQRLPQEGTFVSRWAERLYRPLLNFSLRAPQIILSVALIALIASVSLVPSLGRVFLPEFREKSMVNSMVLFPGVSLDMTNRAGMALFNTLKDNPLYEWVQIRAGRAPGDADGAGVSMAHVDVELSDEALKDREASVKQLREAFNQLPGVASNMGGFISHRMDEVLSGVRSAIAVKIFGPDLKELRSIGEQVQEAMKTVPGIVDLQLEPQLPIRQVQIHYDRTAAAQYGLKMADISAVVETALNGRVVSQVPEDQQLINVVVMIPETERNSLDAIGAIPISTPTGQMITLGDVAKIEYGMGANVVNREDVSRLIVVSANVAERDLGSVVGDVQAQIQQKVQLPQGYFIEYGGQFESEQRATNSLLLFSFIAALVIGVLMFFSVKSLPATIAIMINLPLALIGGLLSVVFTGGVISIASLVGFITLFGVAVRNGLLLVDNYNQKFAQGMKLKETIFKGSMERVNAILMTALTSALGMLPLATASSAGNEILQPLAIVVLGGLCTSTALTLLVIPALYAKFGKWLMPKRPTNVDQITPFIRNDTVSAQKSNF; from the coding sequence ATGTTGAATAATCTTCTCAATCAAATTCTCAAAACTTCGATCGCCCAACGCTGGTTTATTGTCATTGCGGCCATTGGCATCACCATTTGGGGAGTCATTAGTGTTGCCCAAATGCCCCTGGATGTGTTTCCTGAGTTTGCCCCACCCCAGGTGGATATTCACACCGAAGCCCCCGGCCTAGCACCGGAAGAAGTGGAAACCCAAATCACCGTTCCCATTGAAAGTGCCGTCAACGGTTTACCGGGGGTAACAACGGTGCGGTCTTCTTCTAAGGTTGGCCTGTCCATGGTGAGTGTGGTCTTCGATCAAGATGCGGATGTTTATAAGGCCCGTCAAACGGTGACGGAACGCCTGCAACAGGTCACTAATCAACTACCGGAAGGTAGCCATCCCCCGGAAATTTCTCCCCTGGTTTCTCCCTTGGGGACGATTTTGCAATATGCCTTTACGGTCAATGGTGAGGGAAGTTCGGACTTAATGGAGTTACGACGACTACTAGAAACCACGGTAAGTAATCAAGTTTTATCGGTACCTGGGGTATCTCAAGTCACCATCTATGGTGGTGATGAACGTCAGGAACAGGTTTTAGTCGATCCGGCCAAACTGCGTTCCCTCAAAGTTTCCCTCAATGAAGTTACCCAAGCCAGTGCTGGAGCAAATTCCAATGCCCCAGGGGGATTCTTAATTGGCGGCGGCCAGGAATTGCTGGTACGGGGACTGGGTCAAATAAAAGCCGTTGATGACCTGCGGCGATCGGTGGTCAAAGTGGTGGACGGCCAACCTATCTTGCTAGAGGATGTGGCTGAAGTTAAAACCGGCAGTGCCCTCAAGCGGGGAGATGCTAGCTTTAACGGCCAACCGGCCATTGTAATGATGGTCAATAAACAACCCGATGTGGATACGCCAACGGTCACTAAAGCAGTCGAAGCGGCGATCGCCTCGCTAAAACCAACGTTTCCCGCCGATGTGCAGATTGCCCAAACTTTTCGCCAAGCGAACTTTATTGACTCCGCCATTCGCAACGTCAGCAGATCTCTGCTGGAAGGGATTGTCATCGTGTCGGTAATTATGTTGATTTTCTTGATGAATTGGCGCACGGCGGTGATTACCTTAACGGCTATTCCCCTCTCATTGCTGATTGGTCTGATGTTCATGAAAGCCTGGGGATTGGGCATCAATACCATGACCCTAGGGGGGCTAGTCGTGGCGATCGGTTCTGTAGTGGATGACTCCATTGTGGATATGGAAAATTGCTATCGGGGATTACGAACCAACCAAGCCGAGGGCAATCCCAAACATCCCTTGCGGGTGGTGTATGAAACCTCGGTGGAAGTTCGACTAGCTGTGATTTTTTCCACTGTGATTATCGTGGTGGTGTTCGCACCAATTTTTAGCCTAACGGGGGTAGAGGGACGTATTTTTGCGCCCATGGGTTTGGCCTATTTACTCTGCATTAGTGCTTCCACCCTGGTAGCCATGACCGTTTCCCCTGCTCTGTGTGGGATTCTTCTAGCTAACCAACGGCTCCCCCAGGAAGGCACCTTTGTCTCCCGCTGGGCAGAGAGGTTATATCGTCCCTTGTTAAATTTTTCCCTGCGGGCACCCCAAATCATTTTGAGCGTAGCTCTGATCGCCTTGATCGCCTCCGTTTCTTTGGTTCCCAGCCTGGGGCGGGTTTTCCTGCCGGAATTTCGAGAAAAGTCCATGGTTAATTCTATGGTTCTTTTTCCAGGGGTTTCCCTCGATATGACCAATCGAGCGGGGATGGCCCTATTCAATACCCTCAAGGATAATCCTCTCTATGAATGGGTACAAATTCGGGCTGGTCGTGCACCGGGGGATGCCGATGGGGCTGGGGTCAGTATGGCCCACGTTGATGTGGAATTGAGTGATGAAGCTCTCAAAGACCGGGAGGCTAGTGTTAAACAGTTACGGGAAGCCTTTAACCAATTGCCGGGGGTAGCTTCCAATATGGGGGGCTTTATTTCCCACCGCATGGATGAGGTGTTGTCGGGGGTTAGAAGTGCGATCGCTGTTAAAATCTTTGGCCCGGACTTGAAGGAACTACGCTCCATTGGAGAACAGGTACAGGAAGCCATGAAAACTGTGCCAGGAATTGTTGACCTACAACTAGAACCCCAGCTTCCCATCCGTCAAGTGCAAATTCACTATGACCGCACCGCCGCCGCCCAGTATGGGTTAAAGATGGCTGATATTTCCGCTGTAGTGGAAACAGCTTTAAATGGACGGGTTGTGTCCCAAGTGCCTGAAGATCAACAATTGATCAATGTGGTGGTGATGATACCGGAGACTGAGCGCAATAGTCTCGATGCCATCGGTGCAATTCCCATTAGTACTCCCACTGGTCAAATGATTACCCTGGGGGACGTAGCCAAAATAGAGTACGGCATGGGGGCTAATGTCGTTAATCGTGAAGATGTTTCCCGCTTAATTGTGGTTTCCGCTAACGTAGCTGAGCGGGATTTAGGCAGTGTGGTGGGGGATGTGCAAGCTCAAATTCAACAAAAGGTACAACTTCCCCAGGGCTATTTCATCGAATATGGTGGTCAGTTTGAGTCAGAACAACGGGCAACTAATAGTCTGCTTCTCTTTAGTTTTATTGCCGCCTTGGTGATTGGAGTGTTGATGTTCTTTTCAGTTAAATCTCTCCCAGCAACGATCGCCATTATGATCAACCTCCCCCTAGCCCTAATTGGGGGTTTGCTATCCGTTGTTTTCACCGGCGGAGTCATTTCTATTGCTTCCCTAGTGGGTTTTATTACCCTCTTTGGAGTGGCAGTACGGAATGGGTTACTGCTGGTGGATAACTACAACCAGAAATTTGCCCAGGGAATGAAACTCAAGGAAACCATTTTTAAAGGGTCTATGGAACGGGTCAATGCTATTCTAATGACTGCTTTAACTTCAGCTTTGGGGATGTTACCCCTTGCTACGGCCAGCAGTGCAGGTAATGAAATTCTCCAACCTTTGGCGATCGTTGTGCTTGGCGGTTTATGTACTTCTACGGCCTTAACCCTGTTGGTGATTCCTGCCCTCTATGCCAAATTCGGTAAATGGTTAATGCCCAAACGGCCCACCAATGTAGATCAAATTACTCCCTTTATCCGTAACGATACAGTGAGTGCCCAAAAATCGAATTTTTAA